The region CCGCGAGGTCAAGCGCTCATAGGTAGCCCGCATTTTCAGCCCCGTTAGCACTTGGAATAGACCCGATCCATTATCGGAACCCGGATAGTCACGGTGCTTCAGCAGGAGTTCCGTCACTTCGCCGTAGTGCTTGGTGGAGGTATTACTCAGGTGGCTTTCAATGTAGATGAGTTCATCGAGTTTTTCAAAGCGACCGTCCACTTCTAAGACCGAAACGGGGTGACCATAGTATTCATCAGGTCCGTAGCTGAGGCGGATGCCCGGATAGGAGCAGGTGAGCTTACGACCGCAGGGAATCCAAGTAATCGTTGAGCCTTCATCAAAGAGATAGACTGGCTCAAAGCCGGGGATGCCTTCCCGTTGCAGCATCCGTACCCGCAGGATATTGCCGACTTTTTCCTCTTTGGCCAACTGGCTTGGCAGAATTTGCAAAACCACGTCAGCGTACTGCTTTTGGGGATCGATATAGGCCATAAAGTCAGGGCGACGGGCGTTGATGGAGGCAATGACGTCTTCATAGCTATGGCCCCGCTCAGCCATGTCGCGCTTGATCTTCCAAGCAATTTTTACATCGTCACTGATGTCGAGATAAACACTGAAATCAATGAGCGATCGCACCCGTTCATCATAGAGGGGATGCAGGCCTTCAATCACAATCACGTGGTTGGGATCCACCTTCTCCGGCGGATCAATCGTCCCCGTTTCGTGGTTGTAGATGGGTTTCATGATTGATTCGCCATTTTTGAGAGCCTTGATCTGCTCGTACATCAGATCAAAGTTGTTGGCGCGGGGATCAAGCGCTGTAATCCCCATTTCTTTCCGCTGCTTGCGATCCAGACTGTGATAGTCATCCAAACAAATCACAGTCATAAAGTCTTCGCCAAACAGATCGGCCAGTCGGCGCAAAAACGTTGATTTACCACAGCCGGAGTCTCCAGCAACGCCGATGAGAACCACACGGTCTGGCTTACTGCTCATAGCTGACGATTCCCTTTGCTCGTAGAAGTGGACATCCCCTGATGGGGTGGTTCAGTATTCCCTTACTGATATTACAAGGGTGGTGTCCCTCTAGGATAGTTTTTTGGGCAAAAAGAGGAACCTTGCCATCCCCAGGGGGGGTGGGTGGTTGTTCTAGGGAAGAGTTTGGGATACATTAATAGATTGCGAAAGTTCATCCTAGGGATCATCATGGCCTGCCCCAAAAAGAAAACCTCAAAGTCCAAGCGCAGTATGCGCCGTGCTGCCTGGAAGCGCCAAGCTGCCCTTCAAGCACAACGCGCCCTTTCGATCGGCAAGTCTATTTTGACTGAACGTGCCCAAGGGTTCTACTTCCCTGAAGCCGAAGAAGAGAACGAAGACGAGCAGGAGTAATCATGGCCACCCCTACAGAGCCGAGCCGCACCCCTAAATTGGAAACCCCCAAGTACGGCTTTAATACCTTTGCTGAGCGGATCAATGGCCGTGCTGCCATGGTGGGTCTGGTGGCTCTTTTGCTATGGGAATATTGGACAGGAGAGGGCCTGCTCCACTGGTTGGGTTGGCTCTAGGGGACGCCTTTAGCACTGTGTTGCATGATTCCCTACAACCTCAGTGACCCCCGCCTCTTTGGCATTATGGTTGGGGTGATGTTTTTGATGGTCGTCAGCCGCCTATTGCTAGTGGCTGGCTTTTTTTCGCTGGTGTATGTCGTGGCTTCCTGGACGCCCCTGAGGAAACGACGGGTAAATTTGCGGCCTTACCAGCGAGGACAGTTTTGGCAGGAGTTTGGCTGGTCATTGGTGACAGCGGCTATTTTTGCGCTGGCGGGGGCGATCGCCGCCGTGATGTGGCAGCGGGGCTGGACAGCGGTTTATCTGGAGTTAAATTCCCCTTGGGACTATATGTACTTTCCCGTGAGCATTGGCCTTGTGCTGCTGCTCCACGAAACCTATTACTATTGGCTCCATCGCTGGATGCACCAACCAAAAATTTATCGCCGTGTCCATCGGGTACATCACCATAGCATTGTTGCCTCCCCCTGGACTGCCTTTTCGTTTCATCCCTGGGAGGCCTGCTTACAGGCGATTTTTCTGCCGCTGATTATTGTGCTTGTGCCGCTGCACCCCTACGCCATCGTCATCCAGCTCAGCCTCATGACGCTCTCCAGTGTGATTAACCATCTGAATTTAGAGATTTACCCCCGTGGCTTTGCGGAACATTGGCTGGGGCAGTGGTTGATTGGGGCCACCCACCACAGTTTGCACCACAGTCAATTTCGTTGTAACTATGGCCTCTATTTCACCTTTTGGGATCGCTGGTTGGGAACAGAAAGTCGTGATTACCTGCCTCTGTTTCGCGATCGCACCCAAGGCTGAACTCAGGATGAATTCTGCATAGGCCCATTGGCAAAGGCGTAGGACAGTCTGTCTGGTTCAGTGGCAGTGAGATGGTCAAGGCACTTTCCTTTCCGATGATGGCGGAGCGACAACATCCGCTGATCCAACCGTTACTTACCCTTTCCGATGCAGAATTGATCCAGGCCTTTCAGAATCAGCGCGATCGCGGCTGCTACTTCGTGGCTCTCTATTGCCGCTACGGCCCCCTGGTGTACAGTGTTCTGCAACACCACGGGCGATCGCCCGTACAGGTGGACTATCTTTTTGCCAAGGTGTGGCATGGGCTATTTTTCAGCTTTGACCTTGTGGAATTTACCCCTGAGGGTGTGAAAGTGGGTGACGAGGAAGCGCGTTCCCTGCGCAATTGGATTGTCAACCGCACCGCCACCCTCATTCAAGAAGATCTGCCCGGCATTGAGCACATTACCTATGTCCTTCAGGATGCACCACCGCCCCTTTGGTGCTACTTGGAAGCGAGCCTTGCCTACCTGAGTCCCCTGAGCCGTCTCGTGCTGGTAACAACCCAAACCTTTCACTGGAGCCTTGAGCGCCTGCGCGCTTATCTAGACCTTCAAGGGGAAACCTACAGCCTTGAGGAACTCCACCAGCATTTAGAGGAAGGCCTAGCACGCATCGTGGAGTATCTGCCACCGGATATTCGCCAAATTTACTTAATGCCCAATCGGATGTCGGAGGACTCCCCCGCTGTTCAACCAACCCTTGAAGAACTCTTTCCCAATAGGGTTGAGGAGGTGGGTGCCCATCTTGATAGCCCGCCGGGAGCAAGCGTCGGCGAGGCGACTGAGACGACGGACAGTATTGATAACCTACTGGCAGAGTGGGAGCGGATTCTCTCCGGTTGAGATGATGATTTTCTTAAAGGAATCCCAGAGGGCTTTGGGCTAACCCCAAGACCGTGCCTTGTATGCTAGACTCAATTTATTGAGAAAAATTTCTAACAAAATCTTACTTCTATGGGTCTAGGTGTGGTTAATTTGCCGACATTTTGCCTTGAGGGCACGGTTGAAGAGATCTTTTACAAGAAAGGACGGCCCAAGGTCGTGATTTTGAAAACCCCCACGGGAAGAGTCTGGATCAAGCTGGAAAAGTCGCTACGGCGCGAATTAGCACAAGTTCCCAAGGTGGGCGATCGCCTGCGGCTAGAAGGTACTGTCAAGGAGAAGTACGATGGCTGGGTCAAGCAATACCAGGCAAGCCATTTAGAATTTTTAGCAACGGCTCAAGCCACAGCAGCAAGGGGTTCTCAGCCCTGTAGGGTGCTCATTTGTCAAAAATCCTCTTGCTGTCGCCGGGGCGCTAAGGAACTCTGGCAAGAACTAGAAGCCCAACAGCTCCCCATTACCCTGAAAGCGACAGGCTGTATGGGGGAATGCAAACGGGGACCAGCGGTGGTTATCCTGCCCCAGAAAAAGCGGCTCACCCGTGCCAATGCCCAACAGATTCGCGAGCTAGTTTGCTCGACTGAGGCTTAGGGAATTTAGAACAACGATAATGGAACTGAAGGCCATGCCAGCGGCCGCAAGCCCGGGCGTGAGACTGAGTCCCCACAGGGGTAATCCGACACCGGCTGCAATAGGTAAAGCGACGATATTGTAGGCCACGGCCCACAGAAGATTCTGCTGAATTTTGCGGAAGGTGGCACGGCTGAGGGCTAGGACGGCGAGCACATCCTCCAGATGATTGCGGGTGAGGATAATATCTGCTGCTTCAATGGCCACCTCTGTACCACTGCCAAGACTAATCCCCACCTGAGCTGCTGTCAGAGCGGGGGCATCATTCATGCCATCCCCAACCATTGCCACTGTTTTGCCCTTAGTTTGCCACTCCTCAATGAGGGCCAGCTTTTGCTGTGGTTGCAGATCTGGGTGGATATTGACTGGGAGGAGGCCGAGGGGTTCTAGGAGTTGTTGTGCCGCTTTGGCGGTGTCGCCCGTGAGGACATGAATCTCATAGCCTTGGGCTTGCAGGGCTTGAATGGTGCTCACTGCCTCTGGGCGCAGGCGATCGCGAAAGGTGACCACCGCCATCAACTGGCGATCGCGGGCCAAGGCCACATGGGTTTCTACCGCTAGGGGAGGGGAGTCAATGCCCTGATCACGCAGCCAACTGAGACGTCCCGCTTGATAGTAATGCCCCTCAATCCAACCGCTGATCCCCAGTCCAAGGACAGTTTCCAGCTCAGTCACCGTTGCTAGTTCTGTTGTCTGGTTGGTCGCAGCCCATGCCTTCTGAATCGCTACCGCAAGGGGATGGCGACTCTTGTGCTCTAGGCTGGCCAGTAGGTACAGGACGGTTTCTAAGGAGAGGTCCCCGTACAGGTGAATCTCTGCTACTTCGAGTTCACCCGTCGTCAGTGTGCCCGTCTTGTCAAAGACAATCGTGTCCAACTGTTGACTGTGCTGGAGAACATCGCCGCCGCGAATAATTAAGCCTTTGGCAGCGGCACGACTGATGCCCACAAGAAGGGCGATCGGGGTGGCAAGGCCAAGGGCACAGGGACAGGCAATCACCAACACACTTAAGGCCAGCTTTAGGGGCAATAGGGGCGTGTTATTGGTGATTTCTGGGAAAAAATGGGGGGCGATCGCCCCCCAAAAAAGCGCCGTGCCTGCTGCTAAGAGCAACACGCCATAGCCAAAATAGCCCGCCACCACATCTGCCATTTGCTGCACCGGTGCTTTGCGATTTTGTGCCTGCACCACAAGGTCTAAAATCTGCCCGAGAAAGGAGGCTCGACCACAGCGTTCTACCCGTAGGGTGACCGCCGCACCCACATTGCGACTGCCCGCTAGAACAAATGCCCCTACCCCTTTGGCCACCGGTAGAGACTCCCCCGTGAGCATGGATTCATCCACCAAGGTCTCCCCGGTTACAATCGTGCCATCGGCGGGAAAGGGTTCCCCAGCATCCACCCACAGCCAGTCTCCCACCTGGATACGACTGACGGGAATGGGCCAGCGATCGCTAGCGGTCAAACTCGGTTGCCATAGTGCCTGTTTTGGCTGCAGGGCGAGGAGCGATCGCAAGTCCCGTTGTGCCTGTTGGCGGACTCGTTGCTCCAGCGATCGCCCCAGCAAAATAAACCCAAGGATCATCACTGGTTCATCAAAGAAACACTGCCACCCCAAGGCCGGCCACAGCCACGCCACCGTACTGGTGAGGTAAGCCCCCAAGGCGCCAAGAGCCACCAGCGTATTCATATTTGGGCGCCCTTGGCTCAAGCCAGCTATTCCCTCCCGCAAAATCTCCCACCCCGGTAGGACAAGGGCAATCGTCGCTAGCCCCCAGTGCCAGATCATCGCTTCTAACATGGGCCAGTGTCCCGGCAGCAGATTAATCCCGTGGCCGACACTGGAGAGAATCAGGAGCACAAGGGCGATCGCCAACCTTGGCAAAGAGGTTTCCTCGGCGGTCGTGGGCAGTTCCAAAAGGACATTGGCTTCTGCAAGGGTGGCCTGAAAGCGGCCTTGGTTGAGGCTCTCGACAATGGCGGTGGGGGTTGTTTCATTGGGGGAATAGGTGACGACGGCGGTTCCCGTCACCAGATTCACGGCCGCAGCATTGACGCCCGGCTGCTCTTTTAACTGATTTTCCAGCGATCGCACACAGCCAGCACAACGCAGGCCGCTCACCCGCAGAATTGCTACCTCAGGGGCCTGGGAATCAAGACTTGAACTTAGGGACACGTCGCACCTTCTCCAAAAAGAACGACCTCCAATCTCCTAACTGCGTCCCCACCACCTATTGTGGCACGTTGGTTCTGAGAGTCAGGGAACGGGAGGAGTAAGGTTTTCACTCGCAATGCCAACAATAGTAGGTGCCAAGGAGACCGGCGATCGCTATTTCATGCCAGAAGAATATTTTGCGCGGGCAAAGCAGCAGTTGCAAAGGCATGAGTTGATTGATGGCCGTATCTATACCCATTGTCGCAGACCCATTGTCGCAGGACTCTCGAGCGCAACCGAAGCCACCGATCGTCGCAAATCGCGATAAAAAATTAGCTCTTACCATCGCACCTCAACCCTGTGGATGATGGGCTGGCTAGCTTAGGGGAAATGGTGGTCGACATCTACAAAGAATCTATAAAGATAAAGAAATAACCTGGGGGATTGGCTGCGGCACTGCTACTGCGGGGGGCGATCGCGTCGAATTGAGAAGTCCCATTGAGAAGCATTGATTCAGGGTGCCCATTGAGCAGTTTTACGACCATGCTGACCTATCGGCCGATATGAGCCGCTTTTCCTGCGGACCCTGAGGCTATGGAAAAAGCAAAATTGGGTATTCTTTGAGAGGAGAGTAAATTCAAGGGGTACCAGAGATGTTACCGTTAACGCTGAGTCGCCTCTGGACAATTAGCCGGAATGTTTTCAATGAAACACTGCGGGAGCGGGTTCTTTACGTCACTGCTGTTTTTGCCATTGGCCTAGCCTTAGCGATTGTGATTTTGGGACAGGTGTCAGCAGGAACCCAAGACAAAATTAGCCTTGATGTGGGGATGGCAGGAATTTCCCTCTTTGGCTTGCTGATTGCCGCCTTTGTCGGGGGGGGGTTGCTCAATAAAGAGATAGAAAAACGCACGATTTTGGTGATGTTGGCGAAACCCATCAGCCGTGCCGAATTTATTGTTGGCAAACATTTGGGCTTATCGGCGGTTCTGCTGGTACTGGTGGCACTGATGACGCTGATTCTGTTTATTCTCATGAGCCTGAATCAGTTTGCCTATCCCGCTGGTCCTTTGATGGTGACCTCTTTCTACATTGCGCTGCAACTAGCCCTCTTAACGGCAGCCGCTTTGCTTTTTGGTAGTTTCACCAGTTCATTGATTGCGACGCTCCTAACGGTGGCACTGTACTTTATGGGGCACTTTAGCCAAAACTTGGTTATTCTCAGCCAAAAGATGGAGAGTGACACCGTACGGCAACTGATGCAGTTTCTCTATCTGATTTTTCCCGATTTATCCCGCTTGGATTTTAAGAATACGGCGGTCTATGGAATGTTGCCGTCTGTACCGGAACTGGTGGCCAATGCCTTTTATGGCGTGGTTTATACGGTGGCCCTGCTGGCGATCGCTACCTGGATTTTCTCTCGTCGCAACTTTTAGCAAAAACTCGTAGCCAATTTGTTCAATTGTTCCCTCAATGGGCTATGATAAAGCTCTGGGAACCTTTGCCCGTGTAGCTCAGTGGTAGAGCACACCCTTGGTAAGGGTGAGGTCACGAGTTCAATCCTCGTCACGGGCTTGATTTAAAGCTGTTGCAGCCAATAGCTGATCGCCAACAGGACAGCCAAAAGCACGACCGTCCAGCGCAACAGCCTGGGGTCGACTGCACCGGCAAATTTACCGCCTAGAAGTCCGCCAACAAGGGTGGCGATCGCCATCCCCCAAGCCACCGGCCATACCACCTCCCCAGACAGGGCGAAAAATGCAGCAGCAGCCAGATTAATCCCAAAGGCTAAAATTTGCTTCAAGCCATTGAGGCGCCTCAAGCTTTCCTGGAGAACAAGGCCCAGCACGGCTAGCAAAATCACACTCAAGCCCGCACCAAAATAGCCACCATAGACCGCCGCGATAAATACCAGGGGAATAGCTCCCACTTCAGACCTATCTGGCGCACTGATCCGCCCCAGTAACCAGGCCCGCACCTGCTCCTGAACCCCCAAGAGAACAGCGGCCAAAAGCAGCAAATAGGGAATTAAGGCATTGAACAGTGCCTCGTTGGTGTGCAGCAGTAAGATTGCTCCTGTGATCCCCCCCGCCACTGCAGTGGGAAAGAGCCAACCAAGGCGCCGTTGCTGACCCTTGAGCTCTTGGTATTGGGCCACTGTCGCTCCCAAGTAACCGGGAACCAAGGCAACTGTGCTGGTGAGATTGGCAACCACTGGCGGCAAGCCGATCGCCACCAAAGCTGGAAAACTAATCAGTGTTCCCCCACCGGCAATGGCATTGACAAAGCCCGCCGCCAGACCTGCAACGGTCAGGACTCCGATCTCAGTAATCATACCCCTGGCTGGCTCAAGCCTAGGAAAGGTAGCGTTGGAGGGTCTCGCGGTACTGACTCTTGGGTTTCATACCGACAATCACCTCTAGGAGTTCCTTATTTTTGAAAAGTTGAATGGTAGGGGTACTGGTAACCCCCGCTTGCTCGGCGATCGCGCTATCCTCAGTGATGTCAATTTCAATGAGCTGCACTTTGCCGTCGAATTCCTCCACCAGTCGATCCAAAATGGGCTTGAGCGTATGGCAGGGACCACAGGTGGGGGAGACATATTTCACCAGCAGAAGGCGATCGCTTTCGTGGAAGAGTTTGCGCAAGGCATAGCTGCCCCGATGTTTAATGGCATTGGGATCAAACTCCTGTTGTGGAGAGGCGGTGGGTTTCGCCGTTGCTGCGGGCTGGGTCTCCGTTGCCCTTTGGTGAAACTCCTGAATGAGCCCCCGCGCTGAAAGCCAACGTTCTGCATCAAGGGCTGCCATACAACCACTGCCTGCTGCGGTTACAGCTTGGCGGTATTCATGGTCTTGAACATCCCCAGCAGCAAAGACTCCCTCTACATTTGTTTGTGTCCCATGGCGAGTGACAATATAACCAACGCTATCCAATTCCAGAAAATCCTTGAAGAGTTGGGTATTGGGCGTGTGGCCAATGGCATAGAATAAACCCCGCACCGGCAAGAGGGATTCTTCCCCTGTGGCTTTATTGATAATCCGCAGACCCGTCATTAAGTTGCCATCGCCAAGAATTTCCCGTGCTTCGGTTTGCCAGTGAACTGTAATTTTAGGATTGGCAAACACACGATCCTGCATGGCCTTACTGGCTCGCATTTTGTCACTACGCACCAGGAGATGCACGTGGGAGCCATACTTGGTGAGATAAACAGCTTCCTCTGCCGCACTATCGCCGCCGCCAATCACCGCTAACTCCACATCCTTGAAAATGGGTGTTGCGCCATCACAAATGGCACAGGCGGACACGCCCTTGGTCCAATACTGCTCTTCACCGGGCAAATGGAGTCGTTTGGCTGTGGCACCCGTACAGATAATCACGCTGTGGGCATAGACTTGCCGCTCCGCTGAGCTGATGAGAAAGGGGCGTTGGCTAAAATCCACCTGAATCACATCTTCAGTCACCATTTCCGTGCCCCAGCGCTCCGCTTGCGCCTTCATCCGTGCCATCAGTTGTGGCCCTTGAATGCCTTCGGGAAAGCCGGGAAAGTTTTCCACTTCCGTCGTGGTCATGAGTTGGCCCCCGGGCAGCCCCCCAATTTGATAGCCCTCAAACATCAACGGTTTCAGGTTGGCACGGGCGGCATAGATAGCTGCTGTGTAGCCCGCAGGGCCAGACCCAATAATGACAACGTTTTCAATCCGTGGCGGTGTCATGGCTAAAATAAACTCGAAACGACTATGAGTTATTTGATTTTAGCTTGATTTTCCGTGGCAAACAAGGGGAGCATCTTTGGGGATAATGAAACGGTTAGGCACGCTCCTTGGCTGTGTACATCAAGCGGTTAGAGCTCACGAATTTTAAGTCCTTTGGCGGCACCACTGTGATTCCGCTGCTGCCGGGGTTTACGGTCATTTCAGGTCCCAATGGCTCAGGGAAGTCGAACCTCCTGGATGCGTTGCTCTTTGCCCTCGGCCTTGCCGGGTCCAAAGGGATGCGGGCAGAACGATTGCCAGATTTGGTGAACCATAGCCAAACGCGGCGCGGCCATAGTGTTGTGGAAACGCGAGTCACGGTGACATTTGCACTGGATGCCGAAACGGAATGGCGGGTAACGCGGCGACTGCGGGTCACTAAGCAGGGCAGCTATACCTCAACCTACGCGGTCAATGATCAGCCCTGCACACTGAATGAACTGCACGATCAGTTACAGGCGTTTTGTATCTATCCCCAGGGCTATAACGTGGTCTTGCAAGGGGACGTCACTAGTATGATCTCGATGAATGCCAAAGCACGGCGGGAAATCATTGACGAACTGGCGGGAGTGGCGGATTTTGACCGCAAGATTGCCCAAGCTCGCGAAAAATTAGATACGGTCAAGGAACGCGAAGAACGCTTTCGCATTGTTGAGCGGGAATTGATTCAACAGCGCGATCGCCTGCAACGGGAGCGGCTGCACGCCGAAAAATATCAAGCCCTGCGATTGGAACTGCAGGAGCGAGAGCAATGGCTACTCGTGCGCCAATGGCAGGCCCACGAAGAGCAAAAGGTGCAACTACAAGCACAGATTCAGACCCTACAACAGGAGCAAACCCAGCGCCAAGAGCAACTGCAACAAAAGGCACAGGAGATGGCAGCGGCAGCCGTTACCCTAGAACAGCTCAATCGACAGGTGAAAGCCCTCGGCGAAGAAGAGTATCTCCGTCTCCAAGCAACGTTAGCGGATCTCCATGCCCAGCAGCGTCAATGTCAACGGCAGCAAGCCGCCAACCAACAGCAACAGGAACAGTTGGCAGAACAACTCCAGCAAGGGCAAGCCCAGTACCACCGTCAACAGGCGCAGCACCGGCAACTTGCTGAAGAGTTAGCACAGCAACGGGGCGATCGCACCCCCTTAATGACAGCGGTTGCTAACAGCCAAGCGACCCTCGAGGCCCTACGGCAGCAAGTTCAGGAGTTGAGTACAGCCGCCCAAACTTGGTTTCAGGAACACAGTCAGCGGCGGCAGCGGATTGATGCTTTGATCCACGAACTGGAACCCAGTCGCACTGAATTGTCTCGCCTTCAGGAGCGATCGCAACAATTGCGGCAGCGGCAGGGGGAATTGCACCAAGCGGCCACCGCCTTAGAAGGACAACAATTGGAATTGCAAGACGCGCTAACAACAGCTGCAGCAGCCATCAAACAACAGGAGCAGCAACTGCAAACCTTAGCCCAACAACTGGCGACAGCACAGCAACAATTGAGCCGAACAGAAGAAACCTATCAACGCCTTGAGCGAGAACAGCGCCAAAAGCAGCGGGAGCTCGATCAGTTGGAAGCACGGCAACAGGCGGTTCAGGAAACCCAAGGGGGTTTTGCAGCGCGGCTCATTTTAAGTGCTGATCTCCCCGGCGTATTGGGGCTGGTGGCACAGCTTGGCCAAGTGGAACCCCGCTATCAACTGGCCTTGGAAATTGCGGCTGGCGCACGCTTAGGCAATATTGTTGTGGCGGATGACAGTGTAGCAGCGGCAGCGATCGCCCTCCTCAAGCGAGAACAGGCCGGTAGAGCCACATTTTTGCCCCTGAATAAGATGGCGCGTCCCAAGCCCCTTTCTCCCATTGCCTTGGCGGGTTGTATTGACTATGCGTTAAATCTTGTGACCTTTGAGCCGCAGTATGCCCCCATTTTTGCCTATGTGTTTGGCAGTACGCTGGTGTTTGAGAGCCTTGAGGCGGCGCGAGAATACCTAGGGCAATATCGGATGGTCACGCTCGAGGGAGAGTTGCTGGAACCCTCAGGGGCAATGACTGGGGGCAGCCAGCGTCGCCCCAATACCCTCCGTTTTGCTCAGGGCGTTCCCCCCCAAGAGTCGGCAGAAGTCCAACAGGTGCGCGATCGCCTGGGGGAATTGGAACGCCTGTTAGATCGCCTCCTGCAGGAACGCACTCACCAACAAGGGAGAGTGAATGCGCTGAGCCAAGCCCTGAGTG is a window of Thermosynechococcus vestitus BP-1 DNA encoding:
- a CDS encoding 50S ribosomal protein L32, coding for MACPKKKTSKSKRSMRRAAWKRQAALQAQRALSIGKSILTERAQGFYFPEAEEENEDEQE
- the crtG gene encoding 2,2'-beta-hydroxylase CrtG, producing MIPYNLSDPRLFGIMVGVMFLMVVSRLLLVAGFFSLVYVVASWTPLRKRRVNLRPYQRGQFWQEFGWSLVTAAIFALAGAIAAVMWQRGWTAVYLELNSPWDYMYFPVSIGLVLLLHETYYYWLHRWMHQPKIYRRVHRVHHHSIVASPWTAFSFHPWEACLQAIFLPLIIVLVPLHPYAIVIQLSLMTLSSVINHLNLEIYPRGFAEHWLGQWLIGATHHSLHHSQFRCNYGLYFTFWDRWLGTESRDYLPLFRDRTQG
- a CDS encoding heavy metal translocating P-type ATPase; the protein is MSLSSSLDSQAPEVAILRVSGLRCAGCVRSLENQLKEQPGVNAAAVNLVTGTAVVTYSPNETTPTAIVESLNQGRFQATLAEANVLLELPTTAEETSLPRLAIALVLLILSSVGHGINLLPGHWPMLEAMIWHWGLATIALVLPGWEILREGIAGLSQGRPNMNTLVALGALGAYLTSTVAWLWPALGWQCFFDEPVMILGFILLGRSLEQRVRQQAQRDLRSLLALQPKQALWQPSLTASDRWPIPVSRIQVGDWLWVDAGEPFPADGTIVTGETLVDESMLTGESLPVAKGVGAFVLAGSRNVGAAVTLRVERCGRASFLGQILDLVVQAQNRKAPVQQMADVVAGYFGYGVLLLAAGTALFWGAIAPHFFPEITNNTPLLPLKLALSVLVIACPCALGLATPIALLVGISRAAAKGLIIRGGDVLQHSQQLDTIVFDKTGTLTTGELEVAEIHLYGDLSLETVLYLLASLEHKSRHPLAVAIQKAWAATNQTTELATVTELETVLGLGISGWIEGHYYQAGRLSWLRDQGIDSPPLAVETHVALARDRQLMAVVTFRDRLRPEAVSTIQALQAQGYEIHVLTGDTAKAAQQLLEPLGLLPVNIHPDLQPQQKLALIEEWQTKGKTVAMVGDGMNDAPALTAAQVGISLGSGTEVAIEAADIILTRNHLEDVLAVLALSRATFRKIQQNLLWAVAYNIVALPIAAGVGLPLWGLSLTPGLAAAGMAFSSIIVVLNSLSLSRAN
- the trxB gene encoding thioredoxin-disulfide reductase, with the translated sequence MTPPRIENVVIIGSGPAGYTAAIYAARANLKPLMFEGYQIGGLPGGQLMTTTEVENFPGFPEGIQGPQLMARMKAQAERWGTEMVTEDVIQVDFSQRPFLISSAERQVYAHSVIICTGATAKRLHLPGEEQYWTKGVSACAICDGATPIFKDVELAVIGGGDSAAEEAVYLTKYGSHVHLLVRSDKMRASKAMQDRVFANPKITVHWQTEAREILGDGNLMTGLRIINKATGEESLLPVRGLFYAIGHTPNTQLFKDFLELDSVGYIVTRHGTQTNVEGVFAAGDVQDHEYRQAVTAAGSGCMAALDAERWLSARGLIQEFHQRATETQPAATAKPTASPQQEFDPNAIKHRGSYALRKLFHESDRLLLVKYVSPTCGPCHTLKPILDRLVEEFDGKVQLIEIDITEDSAIAEQAGVTSTPTIQLFKNKELLEVIVGMKPKSQYRETLQRYLS
- a CDS encoding phosphoribulokinase, which codes for MSSKPDRVVLIGVAGDSGCGKSTFLRRLADLFGEDFMTVICLDDYHSLDRKQRKEMGITALDPRANNFDLMYEQIKALKNGESIMKPIYNHETGTIDPPEKVDPNHVIVIEGLHPLYDERVRSLIDFSVYLDISDDVKIAWKIKRDMAERGHSYEDVIASINARRPDFMAYIDPQKQYADVVLQILPSQLAKEEKVGNILRVRMLQREGIPGFEPVYLFDEGSTITWIPCGRKLTCSYPGIRLSYGPDEYYGHPVSVLEVDGRFEKLDELIYIESHLSNTSTKHYGEVTELLLKHRDYPGSDNGSGLFQVLTGLKMRATYERLTSRDAATVTNR
- a CDS encoding sulfite exporter TauE/SafE family protein, encoding MITEIGVLTVAGLAAGFVNAIAGGGTLISFPALVAIGLPPVVANLTSTVALVPGYLGATVAQYQELKGQQRRLGWLFPTAVAGGITGAILLLHTNEALFNALIPYLLLLAAVLLGVQEQVRAWLLGRISAPDRSEVGAIPLVFIAAVYGGYFGAGLSVILLAVLGLVLQESLRRLNGLKQILAFGINLAAAAFFALSGEVVWPVAWGMAIATLVGGLLGGKFAGAVDPRLLRWTVVLLAVLLAISYWLQQL
- a CDS encoding (2Fe-2S) ferredoxin domain-containing protein; its protein translation is MVNLPTFCLEGTVEEIFYKKGRPKVVILKTPTGRVWIKLEKSLRRELAQVPKVGDRLRLEGTVKEKYDGWVKQYQASHLEFLATAQATAARGSQPCRVLICQKSSCCRRGAKELWQELEAQQLPITLKATGCMGECKRGPAVVILPQKKRLTRANAQQIRELVCSTEA
- a CDS encoding ABC transporter permease, translated to MLPLTLSRLWTISRNVFNETLRERVLYVTAVFAIGLALAIVILGQVSAGTQDKISLDVGMAGISLFGLLIAAFVGGGLLNKEIEKRTILVMLAKPISRAEFIVGKHLGLSAVLLVLVALMTLILFILMSLNQFAYPAGPLMVTSFYIALQLALLTAAALLFGSFTSSLIATLLTVALYFMGHFSQNLVILSQKMESDTVRQLMQFLYLIFPDLSRLDFKNTAVYGMLPSVPELVANAFYGVVYTVALLAIATWIFSRRNF